Below is a genomic region from Actinoallomurus bryophytorum.
ACTCCATTCAGGCACCGGTACTGTCGCGCCCCGGCCGGCTCGTACGGCCATGGCCCCTGGTCGCGGGGACGGCATTCCTGCAATCCGTTCCGCCGGTTCGTATCGGTATGGCTCAAGGGCGGTGGGTCACGACGGCGAGGCCTCCTCTCGAATGGATGACCGCGACGTCGCCGTCGCGGTCGGTGCGGTAGACGCGTTCGCCGAGGTGGGCGAGTTCGGCGATCGTCGACGGGGCCGGGTGGCCATAGTCGTTGTCCGCGCCTACGGATGCGATGGCGATTCGTGCGTGTACGGCGGCGAGGAAGGCCGGATCCTGATGAGCAGAGCCATGATGAGGGATCTTGAGCACCTGGGCCTGCGGTACACCCGCCGCCACGAGTTCGTGTTGTGCCTCGATCTCGACGTCACCGCAGAGCAGGACGCTCAAATCCGGCCAGCGGGCGAGCATCACGATGCTGGCGTTGTTGACGGTCGTGCCGCTGTCCCGGGCGGTCACGCGGACGGTGCTCAGTGGGCCGAGGACGGCGAGGGTGAGGGGGCCGATGCTCCAGACGTCGCCGACTCCGGCCGTACGGGGCGTGCGGCCGGGTAGCAGGCGCCGTTCTTCTCCGTCGCTGTCCGGGCTGATGACGATCGTGCCCACCGCCCGTCCGCGCAGGACGCCCGGTAAGCCGTCGATGTGGTCGGCATGCGGGTGGGTGAGGAAGAGCAGCGGGACGGTGTCGATGCCGAGATCGCGCAGGCAGCCGTCCATGAGCCGTGGGTCGGGTCCGGTGTCCACGACGACGGCCTGTCCCCGGCCTGCGAACAGTGCCAGGCCGTCTCCCTGGCCCACGTCGCAGGTGACGAACAGCCATCCGCGTGGCGGCCAGCTCGGCGCGAAGATTCGCATGCCGATCACGGTGAGCGCGATCCCGGCCAGCGCGGCCGCCGCGATCCTGCGTGGCAGTGGCCGGCGCAGCACGATCACGCCCGCGATGACGGCGGCGAACAGTAACGCGACACCCGCGAGACCGTTCGGCCAGCCGATCACCGCGTACGGCACCTGGGCGCAGAACCTCGCGACGCCCGTGATCCACCCCACCGCGACACCGGCCGGTATGACGATCAGGCGGGCGACGGGTAAAGACATCGGCGCGACCACGGCCGCGGACACGCCGATCAACGTCGCCGGTCCGACCGCCGGCGCGGCGAGCAGGTTCGCAGGTATCGCGACCAGGCTCACTCCGGCCCCGAGCATGGCGAGCACCGGAGCGCACGCGACATGGGCGGCGGCGGATACCGCGAGAGGCTCGGCGAGCCCTCGGGGCATCCGCCTGCTCAGCCGGTCGCGCCAGCGCGGCGCCAGGATGAGAATTCCGGCCGTCGCCAGCGCCGACAGTGCGAAGCCGTACGAGCGTGCCAGCTCGGGATCGATCAGCACGAGAACGAGCACGGCGCCACAGAGCGCCGGGATGCCCTGACGCTCCCGCCCACTGACGACCGCCACGAGAGCGACCGCCCCCATGACCGTCGCCGCAGCACGCTCGGCGAGGGGCGCGCCACGATGACGAAGGCGATGATCGCCGCCCCGGCGAGCAGCGGTCCAGCGCGCCGTCCGAGGCCCGCGATCCTGCCGAGGCCGAGTACGGCGCCGAGGATCAGTGAGAGGTTCTCGCCGCTCACGGCCATGAGGTGGGTGAGCCCGGCCTTCTCGAACGCGTCGGCCAGGTCGGGTTGGAGAAGGGACGTGTCCCCGTCCACCAACCCGGGC
It encodes:
- a CDS encoding ComEC/Rec2 family competence protein; its protein translation is MRIFAPSWPPRGWLFVTCDVGQGDGLALFAGRGQAVVVDTGPDPRLMDGCLRDLGIDTVPLLFLTHPHADHIDGLPGVLRGRAVGTIVISPDSDGEERRLLPGRTPRTAGVGDVWSIGPLTLAVLGPLSTVRVTARDSGTTVNNASIVMLARWPDLSVLLCGDVEIEAQHELVAAGVPQAQVLKIPHHGSAHQDPAFLAAVHARIAIASVGADNDYGHPAPSTIAELAHLGERVYRTDRDGDVAVIHSRGGLAVVTHRP